Genomic window (Sphingomonas sp. OV641):
CACGACTTCCATTGATCTTGCTGAAACACTCGGCTTAGGTTTGCACCGAGCCGGCGCCGACCGGCAGCACGAAGGAGAGACCGCATGGCCACCGCTGCCCTCAGCCCAGAGCCCCAGATCGGCCTGACCCCGCACGTCCCCTCACCCACCGACAAAGCGGCGTTCGACGCCGCCATCGTCGATCCGGACAGCTATGCGCACGAGGAGCGATACCATGCCATCTTCAAATATCTGCGCGAGGAAGCGCCGGTCTATTGGTGCGAGCCCGAGGGATATCGGCCGTTCTGGACGGTCGCGCGCCATGCCGACATCCGGCGCGTCGAGCTGGACAATGAGACTTTCCTCAACGATCCTCGCCTGACGCTCGCCACCGTTGCCGACGAACAGCGCATCATGGCGCTGACCGGGGGCAACAAGCTGACCCGCAACCTCGTCAGCATGGATAATCCCGACCACAAGCACTTCCGCGCCATGACGCAGGGCTATTTTTCACCCAAATATATGAAGCAGCTCGAAGGCGAGATCCGCGCGCTGGCGAAGGAGAGCGTCGAGCATATGGCGTCGCTGGGCAACCAATGCGATTTCGCCAGCGAGGTCGCGATCTGGTTTCCCCTGCGCGTCATCATGCTCACGTTGGGCGCTTCGCGTGAGGACGAGGCGTTCCTGATGAAGATCACGCAGGAGGTGTTCGGCGCGCAGGATTTCGATCACATGCGCCCGGAGGAGATGGGAGGGCTGTTCGCCACCATCGCCGAATTCAACGCATGGTGCGACCGCATCACCGCCGATCGCAAGGCGAACCCCCGCGACGACGTCTCCACCATCATCGCCAATGCGACGCTGACGGACGGCTCACCGATGGGGAACATGGAGGCGATGAGCTATTACCTCATCATCGCGGCCGCGGGGCATGACACGACTAGTTCCTCCTCCTCCGCAGGCCTGCTGGAGTTGATCCGCAATCCCGCCGAGATGCAGAAACTGCGCGACGATCCCTCGCTGCTGCCCAATGCGGTGGAGGAGATGATCCGCTGGGCCAGCCCGGTGAAGCATTTCTTCCGCACCGCCGCCAAGGATACGGAGGTCGGCGGCGTTCGGATCAAGGAAGGCGACAGCCTCGTCATGGCTTATCCTTCCGCCAACCGCGACACGGCCGTCTTCGACGATCCCTTCGCCTTCCGGATTGACCGCGCCAACGTGCGCCAGCATCTGGCCTTCGGCTACGGCCCTCACCTGTGCCTGGGCCAGCACCTCGCCAAATTGGAGATGCGTATCCTGTTCGAAGAACTGCTCGCCCGCTTCGACGATTTCGAACTCGCCGGCGACCCGTCATGGACACGCGCCAGCTTCGTCAGCGGCATGAAGCACCTGCCAATCCGGTATCGCGCCCAGTGAGCCGACACGATCCGGAACAACTGTACCCGGGTTTTCCGGGCAGCGAGCCCAGCGAACACATCCGCACCATTCCCGCCTGTGCCGCGCTCGGCATGCGGCAGCGTGCCACCATCGGTGATCCGGTGTTGACCTCGGTGGATGCGGCACTGCCGGCGGTTTGCGATACGGATGGGCGCGTCTCTCGCGGCGCTGCGCTGGTACTCGCCGACCAAGCGACGGCTGGCGGCGTCTTCACCACGCTGGCCCGGCCGACGCCGATGATGACGCTAGACCTGCGGGTCGATTGGTTTGGCCCGCTGCCCGCCGCGCCGCTCAGCTGCACGATCGACGAGGTGACGCGTGAGGGCGACCTTGCGCTGTCCCGCGGGCGGTTGATCGCTGAAGGCAAGCCGGTCGGCGCTGCCGTGGCGCGGTATCTGATCGGTTCCATGCCCGGCGGTACGCCCGGCCGCATGGATGATCGGCATGACGTGCTGCCCCCGTCTCCTGCGGCCAGCTTCGCCGATTATCTCGGCGCGAGCGCTTCGCTCGACGGGCTGACGATGGAACCGCAGGCCGAGCATGTCGGCGCACCGCTTCCCGCCTATCATGGCGGCGTGATCGCCGGGCTGCTCGAACAGGCCGGCGTCGCGGCCATCGATCCGGCCTTCCGCCCGCTCGATTTCGAAGTGCGCTTTCTGGCACCCGCGCTCGCCACGCTGCCCTTGATCGCGCGGGTTGTGCCCCGGCGCACCGGCCGGCGCGCGATCACGCTCGACATTGATGCGCATCAGGGCAAGCCGGATCGCCCGGTGGCGATCGCCCGGATGCTGGCGATCACCGATGCGGTCGGGGAAGTTCAGGCGTACGACTTGCCACGCGCCTGACGCCGCTTCCCCGAAAACGCGTTGAGGAGCGTCGAGTCTCCCCTCGAAGGGAATCGGATCAGCCGCCCACCACCTGTTCGATCACCCCGAAGATCGGGTGATGCCGGTCGTCCTCGGCCCAGATCCGCACGGTGTCGCCAGCCTTGAGGAACGGCGTCACCGGCTTGCCACCGGCGATCGTCTCGATCGTGCGCACTTCGGCAATGCAAGAATAGCCCACGCCGCCGTCCGCGATCGGCTTGCCCGGGCCACCATCCGCATCGCGATTCGACACCGTTCCCGATCCGACGATCGTCCCGGCGCCCAATGCGCGGGTCTTGGCGGCATGAGCGACGAGCGTGCCGAAGTCGAAGGTCATGTCTTCGCCCGCTTCTGCCCTCCCGAACGGCTGTCCGTTCAGGTCGACCATCAGCTTGCGGTGCAACTTGCCGTCCTGCCACCAGTCACCCAGCGCCGTCGGCGTCACGAACACCGGTGAGAAGGCAGATGCGGGCTTCGACTGGAAGAAGCCAAAGCCCTTGGCGAGTTCGCCCGGAATGAGATTGCGCAGCGACACGTCGTTGGTGAGACCGACCAGTCGAATGGCGGCCAGCGCTTCCTCCCGGCTGGCGCCCATCGGCACGTCGCCGGTCACGACCACGACTTCGGCCTCCAGATCGCAGCCCCAGCTTTCATCGGCCAGCGGGATCGGATCGCGAGGCCCCAGGAACCCGTCCGATCCGCCCTGGTACATCAGCGGATCGTGCCAGAAGCTGTCCGGCATCTCCGCCCCACGCGCCTGCCGCACCAGCGCAACATGGTTCACATAAGCGGAACCGTCGGCCCATTGATAGGCGCGCGGCAAGGGTGAGGCGGCGTCATGCTCGTGGAAGCGAAGCCGCGGGATCACTTCATGCTCAAGATCGGTGGCCAGATTCTCCAAGTCGGGCGACAATCGCTCCCAGTCGTCCAGTGCGACCTGCAGGGTGGGCGCGATATGGCCGGCGTCGGCGCACCAGGCGAGATCGTTCGACACCACGACGAGCTTGCCGTCACGGCCATGCTTCAGACTCGCTAGTTTCATCCGTCACCTCTCTTTCTTCCACGGCATAGGCCCGTGCCGCCGGCCAAGTCGAGACTCGGCGCCTCTCGCCCGGCACCATAACAAAAGTTACTTGACCCTTTTGGCCGGCCCCGCGACAAGCAAAGCATCAGTTTTCCGGAGGGGTTTCTTCAATGTCGCTCGACCAGATCGCGGGCCGTTTCGCCTACAACGAGGATCATGAGGCGTTCCGCCAGACGGTGCGCAGCTTCCTGGCAAAGGAAGGCGTGCCCAATTCCGATCAGTGGGAAAAGGAGCGCCTGGTCCCCAAGAGCTTCTGGCAGAAGGCGGGCGAGGTCGGCATGCTCTGCCCGACCGTGCCTGAGGCTTATGGCGGCCTGGGCCTGGATTTCGGCTATAACGCCATCGTCGACGAGGAAATGGCCTATTCGGGCGTGCCCGCCGGCTTCTCGCTCCAGTCGGACATCGTCGCCGGCTATATGGAGACCTACGGCTCCGAGGAGCAGAAGAAGGAATGGTTGCCCAAGATGGTGTCGGGTGACGTAATCACCGCCATCGCCATGACCGAGCCGGGCACCGGCAGCGACCTTCAGTCGATCCGCACCACCGCGCGTAAGGACGGCAACCATTACGTGATCAACGGGTCCAAGACCTACATCACCAACGGCCAGAATACCGATCTGACGCTGGTGGTCGCGAAGACCGATCCCGATGCGCAGCCGGCTTACAAGGGCATGTCGATCATCCTGGTCGAAAGCGACCGCGAGGGCTTCAGCAAGGGCCGCAAGCTCGACAAGATCGGCCAGGATGCGGCCGATACGTCCGAGTTGTTCTTCGAGGACGTGCGCGTTCCGATCACCAACTGCCTCGGCGAAGAGGGCATGGGCTTCATCTATCTGATGAGCCAGCTGCCGCAGGAGCGCCTGTCCATCGCGGTGAGCACCATGGCCTCCTCGCAGAAGGCCTTCGACGACACCGTCGCGTTCGTGAAGGAGCGCAAGGCGTTCAAGGGCGTGGTGTTCGATTTCCAGAACACCAAGTTCGTACTCGCCGACCTGAAGGCGAAGCTCCAGGTCGGCTGGGCGCACCTCGACTGGGCGATCGCACGTCATCTGAAGGGCGAACTGACCAACGAGGAAGGCGCCGCAGCCAAGCTGTGGCACACGGATCTTCAGTGGGAGGTCATGGACAAGTGCCTCCAGCTGCACGGCGGTGCCGGCTATATGAACGAATATCCGATCGCCCGCATGTGGCGCGGCGCGCGCGTCAGCCGGATTTATGGCGGCACAAACGAGATTATGAAGGAAGTGATCAGCCGCAAGCTTTAAGCGCAGCCACGCTGCGGCAGGAGGCAAGCGGCTGGCCGGTCGGACGGTGCCACTGGCACCGGTTCGGCCGGCGGCGTCGCCGCTGCCCTTGCATGGTCCGCAACGGCATTCGGTTGCGGAGCAGTGTCACCGAACCGCAACAATTCCCTAACGCCCCGTTTACCAGCCATCCCGTAAGCGCCGCATCGACAATGCAGATAGGGACGCGCAAGAATGAGCCGGGGGGCGGTGGTCTGGGCACCAAGTGAATCGGTGCCGGATCCGATCAACGAAGCATGGATCAAGGACCGTTCGTCGGTCGCGGCCGGCGCCCGGATGCTGGAGGCGGTGCAATTATTCCGCGCCGCGCCTGACCTGCGCATGATCGCGGTGGTTGACGTACTGCAGCGCCCCGTCGGCGCGCTGTTCGAGCGCGACGTCCGGCGCCTGTTGTTCAGCCCCTTCGGCTATGCCCTGCTGTCGAACCGCAGCCTGGCGATCGGTCTGGGCGATCATGTGTTGCCGTGCCCGGTCGTGCCGCTTGATGCCGGTGCCGGCGCAATGCTGGCTACCTGGCAGGAACAGCCGGGCGCCGAGGGGCTGATCATCACCGACAAGGGCCGTTACCTCGGCACCATCGACCAACCCACGCTGCTGCGCGTCGCGGCCGAGCGCGACGCCGCCAATAGCCGCCGCGCCGGCGCACGCGGAGCCGCCATCCAGCAGGCGAGCCAGGTCTTTGAGGCGGAGGCACGCGCCCTCGCCACCGAATTGTCGCACGCGTCCCACACTGTCGCCGACACTGCGCTGCGCATGGCGGAGCGGGCGCAACAGATCGGTGATGGCACGGCCGCCGTCGCCGCAGCGACGGGGCAAGCTTCCACCAACCTCGCCGAAGTGGCGGAGCGCGCCCAGACGTTCGCGGGCGCCTTGGCTCAGGTGGCGTGCGACACGCGAGAGGCGAGAGTCGCGACGGAGGCGGCCACTGAGCGCGCCCGCGCCGGCGCGCGGCAGATCGACGGGCTGGTCACAGCGGCGGATTCGATCGGCGCAGTAACGGCATTGATCGACGAGATTGCCCGGCGCACGACGATGCTCGCGCTCAACGCCACGATCGAGGCAGCGCGCGGCGGCGAAGCGGCACGGGGCTTCGCGGTCGTCGCCAACGAGGTGAAGTCGCTCGCAGCGCAGACCCGCAGCGCCGCGGCGGAGATCACGCGCGAGATTCACGGCGTTCGCGACGCGACCGATAGCGTGCGCGCCTCGCAGAGCGCATTGTCAGGCGCCATCGACACGCTTGACGGGCTTTCCGCGACCATGGCTGAGGCGATTGGCGAACAGACCCGCGCCGGGCAGGAAATCAGCGCCCATGTCACCGAAGCGAGCGCCGCGACCGATCACATCCGGTCGACGGTGAACAACATCCTGCAGGGCGCCCGCTCGGCCGGGCAGGACGCGACGGTGATGAGCGATCTTGCGGTGTCGCTCTCCACCCGCGCCGATGAGATGGAGCGCCACATGCTGCGCTTTTTGGATACGCTGGCGGCGGTTTGAGGGACTGCCGCTCGCGAGGAGGCGAGACGTAGAAGGTTCTTGAGGCGCTTGCGG
Coding sequences:
- a CDS encoding fumarylacetoacetate hydrolase family protein, which codes for MKLASLKHGRDGKLVVVSNDLAWCADAGHIAPTLQVALDDWERLSPDLENLATDLEHEVIPRLRFHEHDAASPLPRAYQWADGSAYVNHVALVRQARGAEMPDSFWHDPLMYQGGSDGFLGPRDPIPLADESWGCDLEAEVVVVTGDVPMGASREEALAAIRLVGLTNDVSLRNLIPGELAKGFGFFQSKPASAFSPVFVTPTALGDWWQDGKLHRKLMVDLNGQPFGRAEAGEDMTFDFGTLVAHAAKTRALGAGTIVGSGTVSNRDADGGPGKPIADGGVGYSCIAEVRTIETIAGGKPVTPFLKAGDTVRIWAEDDRHHPIFGVIEQVVGG
- a CDS encoding acyl-CoA thioesterase domain-containing protein, with amino-acid sequence MSRHDPEQLYPGFPGSEPSEHIRTIPACAALGMRQRATIGDPVLTSVDAALPAVCDTDGRVSRGAALVLADQATAGGVFTTLARPTPMMTLDLRVDWFGPLPAAPLSCTIDEVTREGDLALSRGRLIAEGKPVGAAVARYLIGSMPGGTPGRMDDRHDVLPPSPAASFADYLGASASLDGLTMEPQAEHVGAPLPAYHGGVIAGLLEQAGVAAIDPAFRPLDFEVRFLAPALATLPLIARVVPRRTGRRAITLDIDAHQGKPDRPVAIARMLAITDAVGEVQAYDLPRA
- a CDS encoding methyl-accepting chemotaxis protein, which produces MSRGAVVWAPSESVPDPINEAWIKDRSSVAAGARMLEAVQLFRAAPDLRMIAVVDVLQRPVGALFERDVRRLLFSPFGYALLSNRSLAIGLGDHVLPCPVVPLDAGAGAMLATWQEQPGAEGLIITDKGRYLGTIDQPTLLRVAAERDAANSRRAGARGAAIQQASQVFEAEARALATELSHASHTVADTALRMAERAQQIGDGTAAVAAATGQASTNLAEVAERAQTFAGALAQVACDTREARVATEAATERARAGARQIDGLVTAADSIGAVTALIDEIARRTTMLALNATIEAARGGEAARGFAVVANEVKSLAAQTRSAAAEITREIHGVRDATDSVRASQSALSGAIDTLDGLSATMAEAIGEQTRAGQEISAHVTEASAATDHIRSTVNNILQGARSAGQDATVMSDLAVSLSTRADEMERHMLRFLDTLAAV
- a CDS encoding cytochrome P450, producing MATAALSPEPQIGLTPHVPSPTDKAAFDAAIVDPDSYAHEERYHAIFKYLREEAPVYWCEPEGYRPFWTVARHADIRRVELDNETFLNDPRLTLATVADEQRIMALTGGNKLTRNLVSMDNPDHKHFRAMTQGYFSPKYMKQLEGEIRALAKESVEHMASLGNQCDFASEVAIWFPLRVIMLTLGASREDEAFLMKITQEVFGAQDFDHMRPEEMGGLFATIAEFNAWCDRITADRKANPRDDVSTIIANATLTDGSPMGNMEAMSYYLIIAAAGHDTTSSSSSAGLLELIRNPAEMQKLRDDPSLLPNAVEEMIRWASPVKHFFRTAAKDTEVGGVRIKEGDSLVMAYPSANRDTAVFDDPFAFRIDRANVRQHLAFGYGPHLCLGQHLAKLEMRILFEELLARFDDFELAGDPSWTRASFVSGMKHLPIRYRAQ
- a CDS encoding acyl-CoA dehydrogenase family protein, translated to MSLDQIAGRFAYNEDHEAFRQTVRSFLAKEGVPNSDQWEKERLVPKSFWQKAGEVGMLCPTVPEAYGGLGLDFGYNAIVDEEMAYSGVPAGFSLQSDIVAGYMETYGSEEQKKEWLPKMVSGDVITAIAMTEPGTGSDLQSIRTTARKDGNHYVINGSKTYITNGQNTDLTLVVAKTDPDAQPAYKGMSIILVESDREGFSKGRKLDKIGQDAADTSELFFEDVRVPITNCLGEEGMGFIYLMSQLPQERLSIAVSTMASSQKAFDDTVAFVKERKAFKGVVFDFQNTKFVLADLKAKLQVGWAHLDWAIARHLKGELTNEEGAAAKLWHTDLQWEVMDKCLQLHGGAGYMNEYPIARMWRGARVSRIYGGTNEIMKEVISRKL